One stretch of Hydrogenovibrio kuenenii DSM 12350 DNA includes these proteins:
- a CDS encoding motility-associated protein encodes MNVISKPLAILIIIGSFIGGFLMEGGVLSSLWHPSELVIILGIAFGVFLAATPVYVWTKTLVYLGRFFKGGRVNKQIYVELLGLLDELSRLARSQGVLALEAHITTPEDSSIFMNYPLILKHRELKKFIVDNFSFLLLNPPQSLNFQHYLEDQIHDVVHSMMEVPRATGRISSLLPGFGIVAAVMGVILTMNLLGGDMDVAKIGSSIGAALVGTLTGIFFSFAVVAPFTHATEVMVRQDQAIFEVAAAFLNAFSHGVSPSMATEIGRQRIPPEFEIQRKD; translated from the coding sequence ATGAACGTGATTTCAAAACCTTTAGCCATACTGATTATTATCGGGAGTTTTATTGGCGGCTTCCTGATGGAAGGTGGAGTGCTTTCTTCATTGTGGCACCCTTCCGAACTGGTGATTATTTTGGGGATTGCCTTTGGTGTATTCCTTGCAGCAACACCTGTTTATGTTTGGACTAAAACTTTAGTTTACTTGGGACGTTTCTTTAAAGGTGGTCGGGTAAATAAGCAAATTTATGTCGAGTTGCTTGGGCTGCTAGATGAGCTTTCTCGCTTGGCACGTTCACAAGGTGTGTTGGCGCTTGAAGCTCATATTACAACTCCGGAAGACAGTTCTATTTTTATGAACTATCCTCTTATTCTGAAACACCGCGAGTTGAAAAAGTTTATCGTTGATAACTTTTCTTTTTTATTGCTGAACCCCCCTCAGTCCCTGAACTTTCAACATTATCTGGAAGACCAGATTCATGATGTTGTCCATTCAATGATGGAAGTGCCGCGTGCAACGGGTAGAATTTCAAGTTTATTGCCGGGTTTCGGTATTGTTGCCGCCGTTATGGGGGTTATTTTGACAATGAACCTGCTTGGTGGTGACATGGATGTGGCAAAAATCGGTTCATCTATCGGTGCCGCGTTGGTCGGTACTTTGACGGGTATTTTCTTTTCGTTTGCTGTTGTAGCGCCTTTTACACATGCCACAGAAGTAATGGTTCGTCAGGATCAAGCGATATTTGAAGTAGCGGCTGCGTTTTTAAATGCATTTTCACATGGTGTGTCACCAAGTATGGCTACCGAAATCGGCAGACAACGCATTCCTCCAGAGTTTGAAATTCAGCGCAAAGACTGA
- a CDS encoding OmpA/MotB family protein, translating into MARRDNHCEQEDSAWEIALADLMTVLMVFFLVMWLTSIIDPEKRKAFVENLVGESGGGDKVLEQNSPSLIKPPIEQPKTPVTSEDIQAAVSKVNPKDIDIQKTPEGIKITLRSDSFFESGRATITDKTREQLEKLGETLAGHKQDMTITGYTDNVPISNFQFPSNWELSAARAATVARTFIYMGVEQKYITIEGKADNSPVAPNNSSYGRSLNRRVIIMIKNKSAKTASKVAPAATKYIQPPVQR; encoded by the coding sequence ATGGCAAGAAGAGACAATCATTGTGAGCAAGAAGATAGCGCATGGGAAATTGCACTTGCTGACTTGATGACCGTTTTGATGGTGTTTTTTTTAGTGATGTGGCTGACGTCTATCATTGATCCTGAAAAGCGCAAAGCCTTCGTTGAAAACCTTGTTGGAGAAAGTGGAGGAGGAGACAAGGTTTTAGAGCAAAATTCACCTTCATTGATAAAGCCGCCTATCGAGCAACCCAAAACGCCCGTTACTTCGGAAGATATTCAAGCTGCCGTATCTAAGGTTAATCCTAAAGATATTGATATTCAAAAAACGCCAGAAGGCATCAAAATCACTTTGAGATCGGATAGCTTTTTTGAAAGTGGGCGTGCAACAATTACTGATAAAACTAGAGAGCAGCTTGAAAAGCTAGGCGAAACACTCGCTGGCCATAAACAAGATATGACGATCACTGGTTATACCGATAATGTTCCTATTTCTAATTTTCAGTTTCCATCTAACTGGGAATTATCGGCAGCTAGGGCGGCAACAGTTGCCAGAACCTTTATTTACATGGGTGTTGAGCAAAAATATATCACTATTGAAGGTAAAGCCGATAATTCACCTGTTGCGCCTAATAATAGTTCCTATGGTCGATCTTTAAACCGTAGGGTAATTATTATGATTAAGAACAAATCAGCCAAAACCGCTTCTAAAGTTGCTCCAGCGGCAACGAAATACATACAGCCACCTGTTCAGCGCTAG
- a CDS encoding HesA/MoeB/ThiF family protein produces MMHSLSDEELSRYSRQILLSEIDYDGQLKLTESHAIIVGLGGLGSPVSLYLAAAGIGNLTLIDFDKVDDSNLQRQIVHREHNIGMPKVESAKENLAALNHYINIQTIDKQLDESEMQALIETADVVIDCTDNFTTRFALNRICHATKKPLVSGAAIRLEGQLSTYDFRKEHSPCYQCLYKEDSGQELTCSQNGVLSPVVGMIGSMQAIEAIKALLDKPTLTGKLMIVDAYTMNIRTLNLKKDSNCPVCASN; encoded by the coding sequence ATGATGCACTCACTATCTGATGAAGAGTTAAGCCGCTATAGCCGCCAAATTTTACTGTCAGAAATTGATTATGACGGACAATTGAAATTAACCGAATCTCATGCCATTATTGTGGGGCTTGGCGGCTTAGGATCCCCCGTATCACTTTATCTTGCTGCAGCAGGTATCGGGAATTTGACGCTAATTGATTTCGACAAGGTTGATGACTCCAATCTGCAACGACAAATCGTGCATAGAGAACACAATATCGGCATGCCTAAAGTCGAGTCGGCAAAAGAGAATCTTGCAGCACTTAACCACTATATCAACATTCAGACAATCGACAAGCAACTTGATGAATCAGAAATGCAAGCATTGATAGAAACAGCCGATGTTGTGATTGATTGCACCGATAACTTTACAACTCGATTCGCTCTTAACCGAATTTGCCACGCGACAAAAAAGCCTCTAGTGTCAGGGGCTGCTATTCGACTGGAAGGACAACTCTCAACCTATGACTTTAGAAAAGAGCATTCTCCTTGCTATCAGTGTCTTTATAAAGAAGATTCCGGACAAGAACTGACCTGTAGCCAGAACGGCGTACTTTCTCCGGTAGTGGGCATGATTGGTTCCATGCAAGCAATAGAAGCTATCAAAGCATTATTAGACAAACCCACCTTGACAGGAAAGCTCATGATTGTGGATGCCTACACCATGAATATCCGTACGTTGAATTTGAAGAAAGACTCTAATTGCCCTGTTTGCGCCAGCAACTGA
- the prmC gene encoding peptide chain release factor N(5)-glutamine methyltransferase, with amino-acid sequence MTVAEALSYGKSHISSDSPVLDAELLLAYTLGKNRTFLFTWPETELSAAQESAFEKLIKKRQAGIPIAHLIGRREFWGMDFKVTEDTLIPRPDTEILVEQTLTKIDLCQKSGTASPKVLDLGTGSGAIICALKNEIPTIQAYAVDYQAPALEIAKQNAKNHALDINFKLGSWLEPFADHKFNIIVSNPPYIEENDPHLKQGDVRFEPITALTSGEDGLRDIQTLIKNSRSHLEQNGWLLIEHGYNQADAVQQLLIKNDYQKIETFYDYGNNPRVTMGCYTNKEA; translated from the coding sequence ATGACCGTTGCCGAAGCCCTAAGTTATGGCAAAAGCCATATTAGCTCAGACTCCCCCGTTTTAGATGCTGAGCTACTTTTGGCTTATACACTTGGCAAGAATCGTACCTTTCTTTTTACTTGGCCAGAAACCGAACTAAGTGCCGCCCAAGAATCCGCATTTGAAAAACTTATTAAAAAACGCCAGGCTGGGATCCCCATTGCTCACTTAATTGGCCGTAGAGAATTTTGGGGCATGGACTTCAAAGTCACAGAAGATACACTCATCCCAAGACCTGACACTGAAATCCTTGTTGAACAGACCTTAACCAAAATCGACTTATGCCAAAAGTCTGGAACCGCCTCACCAAAAGTTTTAGATTTGGGCACAGGTTCAGGTGCAATTATTTGTGCACTCAAAAACGAAATACCTACCATTCAGGCATATGCGGTTGATTATCAAGCACCCGCGTTAGAGATAGCCAAACAAAATGCAAAAAACCACGCATTAGACATTAACTTTAAACTGGGTAGTTGGCTTGAACCTTTTGCTGACCATAAGTTCAATATTATTGTTTCCAACCCACCCTATATTGAAGAAAACGATCCCCACTTAAAACAAGGGGATGTGCGCTTTGAGCCGATCACAGCTCTCACATCGGGTGAAGATGGATTAAGAGACATACAAACACTAATCAAAAATAGTCGCTCGCATTTAGAGCAAAATGGCTGGTTACTCATTGAACATGGATACAATCAAGCCGATGCAGTACAACAGCTTTTAATAAAAAATGACTACCAAAAAATTGAAACCTTTTATGATTATGGCAATAACCCTCGTGTCACGATGGGATGTTATACCAATAAGGAAGCATAA
- the prfA gene encoding peptide chain release factor 1: protein MKDSIRKKLDLLVERLDEVNHLMSDPEIISDQNKFRNLNKEHSQISSVVETYTQFMQAESDLEEAKDMISSGDPDLKEMGQEELPILTKQVEEFEITLQKMLLPKDPNDDSNIFLEIRAGTGGDEAAIFAGDLFRMYSRYAETMKWQIEIINSQDGEHGGYKEIIARIIGDGAYSRMKFESGAHRVQRVPATETQGRVHTSAATVVIMAEAPDVEAIELNPADLKVDTFRASGAGGQHVNKTDSAIRITHIPTGTVVECQDERSQHKNRARAMSLLAARIMDEKQRKHDQEIAQERKSLVGTGDRSDRIRTYNYPQGRVTDHRINLTLYKLDDIMQGGLQQVIDPLINEYQAEQLASLSDQ from the coding sequence ATGAAAGACTCTATTCGCAAAAAACTCGACCTGCTCGTTGAGCGCCTCGATGAAGTAAACCACTTAATGTCTGATCCAGAAATCATCAGCGATCAAAACAAGTTTAGAAACTTGAACAAAGAGCACTCTCAAATCAGCTCTGTGGTGGAAACGTATACCCAATTCATGCAAGCTGAAAGTGACTTAGAAGAAGCGAAAGATATGATCTCTTCTGGCGATCCCGATTTAAAAGAAATGGGGCAAGAAGAACTTCCTATCTTAACAAAGCAAGTAGAAGAATTTGAGATCACACTACAAAAAATGCTACTCCCAAAAGATCCAAATGATGACTCAAACATCTTTTTGGAAATCCGTGCCGGAACTGGTGGTGATGAAGCTGCGATTTTTGCAGGCGATCTTTTCCGTATGTATAGCCGTTATGCTGAAACCATGAAATGGCAAATCGAAATCATCAACTCACAAGATGGTGAACACGGTGGCTATAAAGAAATCATTGCACGTATTATCGGTGATGGCGCTTATTCTCGCATGAAGTTTGAGTCTGGCGCACACCGAGTACAACGCGTTCCAGCAACGGAAACGCAAGGGCGAGTTCATACCTCTGCCGCAACCGTCGTTATTATGGCTGAAGCGCCAGATGTTGAAGCGATAGAACTGAACCCTGCTGACTTAAAAGTCGATACTTTCCGCGCATCTGGTGCAGGGGGGCAGCACGTTAACAAAACAGATTCTGCCATTCGCATCACTCATATACCAACAGGCACGGTTGTAGAGTGTCAAGATGAGCGTTCTCAGCATAAAAACCGTGCTCGCGCTATGTCATTACTTGCCGCACGCATTATGGATGAAAAACAACGCAAGCACGATCAAGAAATCGCTCAGGAACGTAAAAGCCTTGTCGGCACAGGAGATCGTTCTGATCGAATCCGCACCTATAACTATCCTCAAGGCCGCGTCACAGATCACCGTATCAACTTAACACTCTACAAGCTAGATGACATTATGCAGGGTGGTTTACAGCAAGTGATCGACCCTCTGATTAATGAATATCAAGCGGAACAACTCGCGTCTCTTAGCGACCAATAA
- the hemA gene encoding glutamyl-tRNA reductase — protein MKLFVLGVNHKTAPVDVREKVSFSPEQVQHALAELKEKCPSDEYMILSTCNRTEIYCNLKTLESNTIEQWLHDYFELTPNSLTNYLYQKSDLDAIKHIMRVSSGLNSLILGEPQIFGQIKDAYTLAQKSDSIHQRMDALFQHIFKTVKQVRTDTAIGSSPVSVAFSAVALSKQFFGDLSEQTALLLGAGETIELVARHLKEHNIGKLIIANRTIAKAHQITETLGGYAIGLNEIEDHLHEADIIISSTASPTPLLQKDDIKAALKARRHKPIFIVDIAVPRDIAPDVGQLDNAYLYTVDDLTAIIEENKQSRKDASLEAEEIVSTQAENFMMQYHASLQASPIIQDYRKHAYELKELALEDALQQLQKGEKPEQVIKKLANQLTNKILHTPTANIHQAGLKGEQHIIDAAKALLFEADKPNNKPTY, from the coding sequence ATGAAATTATTTGTGTTGGGCGTAAACCATAAAACAGCCCCAGTGGATGTTCGAGAAAAAGTCTCTTTTTCGCCTGAACAGGTTCAGCATGCGCTAGCAGAACTGAAAGAAAAGTGCCCTAGTGACGAATATATGATTCTTTCTACATGTAATCGTACCGAGATTTATTGCAACCTTAAAACTTTAGAATCGAACACGATAGAACAATGGCTACACGACTACTTTGAACTAACTCCAAATAGCTTAACAAACTATCTGTACCAAAAATCTGATCTAGATGCCATTAAGCACATCATGCGTGTCTCAAGCGGACTAAACTCCTTAATCTTAGGTGAACCGCAAATCTTTGGACAAATCAAGGATGCCTATACGCTTGCGCAAAAATCTGACAGCATCCACCAAAGAATGGACGCCCTATTTCAACACATTTTCAAGACGGTTAAACAGGTTCGTACCGATACAGCCATTGGCTCAAGCCCAGTCTCTGTTGCCTTCTCTGCTGTTGCACTGTCCAAGCAATTTTTTGGAGACTTGTCAGAACAAACCGCTTTATTACTGGGCGCAGGTGAAACCATTGAATTGGTTGCTCGCCACTTAAAAGAACACAATATTGGCAAACTCATTATTGCTAACAGAACCATAGCAAAAGCACACCAAATCACAGAAACACTTGGTGGGTACGCTATCGGGTTGAATGAGATTGAGGACCACCTACACGAAGCGGACATCATTATTTCCTCAACCGCTAGCCCAACGCCATTACTACAGAAAGATGATATCAAAGCAGCTTTAAAAGCCCGTAGGCACAAACCTATATTTATTGTCGACATTGCTGTACCACGAGACATAGCACCTGATGTTGGACAACTAGATAACGCTTATCTCTATACGGTAGATGACTTAACTGCCATTATTGAAGAAAACAAACAATCTCGTAAAGATGCATCGTTAGAAGCTGAAGAAATCGTCAGCACTCAGGCAGAAAACTTTATGATGCAATACCATGCATCTTTGCAAGCAAGCCCAATCATTCAAGATTATCGTAAACATGCCTATGAGCTGAAAGAGCTCGCACTTGAAGATGCATTGCAACAGCTGCAAAAAGGTGAAAAGCCTGAACAAGTTATTAAAAAACTGGCAAACCAGTTGACCAACAAAATCTTACATACACCTACCGCTAATATTCATCAGGCTGGGTTAAAAGGTGAGCAGCACATCATTGACGCAGCAAAAGCATTATTATTTGAAGCGGACAAACCAAACAATAAGCCTACTTATTAG
- a CDS encoding tetratricopeptide repeat protein, with the protein MQNSPSIFKTILSFLSVVIMLVLVSACTQNVKPGSQTKQSQENAVSSVDQNVGKSKQAEPKIAYRHFPPDVMYKVLVAEVLIKRNQAAEAYPLMYAAAEESRDPGLAERAFQLSMTTFNLQAIQDATNLWRKVEPGKALPWKASYLMSVRVGDLKTALSQWQHYKTLSNAPLESVLIETGLKVSQSAERDKGLAFLNKLAASYSNEPSAYFALGIAAVNYRAYEEAIPVLEKSEALYKKQRESKETSPDAIEPEKVDREIYLLLATAYLKSDQPKLGMKKVQPYLDENEDDWELQEKFARLEVKAGRFSDAEKRYLKVLKHEPKAFTSRLSVALLQLERKDYKDAIENLKQLRKLHEYRSTSSYYLGLANQGQGKESEAIKYYRSVKNSDYFLDAQLHIAEIRFPYIGLERTIENLNKLEASNNEQQIKLYRAQAIFYKLAGEKKQAIKTYSSALKLEPDNVTLLLSQAMLYYNMKQFDAYESNLKHALKVDPEDVETLNALAYFYVERKTNLDEAGKLLKKALAIAPNEYYILDSRGWLYYQQGNYQSAEADLQRAFEMQKDGEVLMHLIKAKLKLGKKDEAKKLWDEFHHHFPRNIELQRLMTVLKK; encoded by the coding sequence GTGCAGAATTCCCCTTCGATTTTCAAGACGATTTTATCCTTTTTGTCTGTCGTCATAATGCTTGTTTTGGTGTCTGCTTGTACTCAAAATGTCAAACCAGGTTCACAAACTAAGCAATCGCAAGAAAATGCGGTCTCGTCAGTCGACCAAAATGTTGGTAAGTCAAAGCAAGCTGAACCCAAAATAGCCTATCGTCATTTTCCACCTGATGTCATGTATAAGGTACTGGTGGCCGAGGTCTTGATTAAACGTAATCAAGCAGCAGAAGCCTATCCTTTAATGTATGCTGCAGCAGAAGAATCTCGTGATCCTGGTTTGGCTGAGCGTGCTTTCCAATTGTCTATGACAACGTTTAACTTACAGGCCATTCAAGATGCGACTAATTTGTGGCGCAAAGTAGAGCCGGGAAAAGCACTGCCTTGGAAAGCATCTTATTTAATGTCTGTACGAGTGGGAGATTTGAAAACCGCCTTATCCCAATGGCAGCACTATAAAACCTTATCTAATGCTCCGCTTGAATCTGTATTGATAGAAACGGGTTTGAAAGTGAGTCAATCTGCTGAACGAGACAAAGGTTTAGCATTTCTAAATAAACTAGCAGCATCATATTCAAATGAGCCATCGGCTTATTTTGCATTAGGGATTGCCGCGGTTAATTACCGTGCTTATGAAGAAGCAATACCCGTATTGGAAAAGTCAGAAGCTTTATATAAAAAGCAGCGTGAGAGTAAAGAGACTTCTCCTGATGCGATTGAACCTGAAAAGGTTGATAGAGAGATTTATCTGTTGCTGGCAACGGCTTACTTAAAATCAGACCAACCAAAATTAGGGATGAAAAAAGTTCAGCCTTATTTGGACGAAAATGAAGATGATTGGGAGTTACAGGAAAAGTTTGCCCGCTTGGAAGTTAAAGCAGGAAGGTTTTCTGATGCTGAGAAACGCTATTTAAAAGTATTGAAGCACGAACCTAAAGCTTTTACATCAAGATTGTCTGTTGCCTTGTTACAGCTTGAACGAAAAGACTACAAAGATGCGATTGAAAACTTGAAGCAGTTGAGAAAGTTGCATGAATACCGTTCAACTTCGAGTTACTATTTGGGCTTAGCCAATCAAGGTCAAGGCAAAGAGTCAGAGGCGATTAAATATTATCGTTCAGTCAAAAATAGTGATTATTTTTTAGATGCACAATTACATATAGCAGAAATTCGTTTTCCCTATATTGGTTTAGAACGAACGATAGAAAACCTAAATAAACTTGAAGCGAGTAATAACGAGCAACAAATCAAATTGTATCGCGCACAGGCCATTTTTTATAAATTGGCCGGAGAAAAGAAACAAGCGATAAAAACCTACTCATCTGCGTTGAAGTTAGAGCCAGATAATGTGACGTTGCTGCTTTCACAAGCAATGCTTTATTACAATATGAAGCAATTTGATGCGTATGAGTCTAATTTGAAACATGCCTTAAAAGTTGACCCTGAAGATGTCGAAACACTTAATGCATTGGCATATTTCTATGTAGAACGAAAAACGAATTTAGATGAAGCAGGGAAGTTGCTGAAAAAAGCATTGGCCATAGCTCCGAATGAATACTACATTTTAGATAGCCGTGGTTGGTTATACTATCAACAAGGCAATTATCAAAGTGCTGAAGCAGATTTGCAACGAGCATTTGAAATGCAAAAAGATGGAGAAGTCTTGATGCATTTAATTAAAGCTAAGTTGAAGCTTGGTAAGAAAGACGAGGCTAAAAAGCTTTGGGATGAGTTTCATCATCACTTTCCAAGAAATATTGAACTGCAACGTTTAATGACGGTGTTAAAGAAATAG
- a CDS encoding ribose-phosphate pyrophosphokinase — protein sequence MAYKNVRLFAGNANVSLAENISSSIEIPLGKADVGRFSDGEIMVQINESVRGKDVYVLQPTCTPEPAVNLMELLVMIDALKRASAKRITAVVPYYGFARQDRRPHSARVPITARLAADMITVAGADRVITVDLHADQIQGFFDIPVDNIYGSPTLVADMRTSKHIVEDDMMVVSPDMGGVVRARAVAKALGCDMAIIDKRRPKANVAQIMNIIGDVEGRDCILVDDMVDTAGTLCKAAQALIEHGAKSVSAYVVHAVLSGPAVENINNSVLTELVVTDTIPLSAAAIDSDKIRQVTIAPVLGETIRRVHQEESVSEIMPIR from the coding sequence ATGGCTTATAAAAATGTCCGATTGTTTGCAGGAAATGCAAACGTAAGTCTAGCAGAAAATATTTCATCTTCTATCGAGATCCCTCTGGGTAAAGCTGATGTCGGTCGTTTTAGTGATGGCGAAATCATGGTTCAAATCAATGAATCAGTTCGTGGGAAAGATGTCTACGTTTTACAACCTACCTGTACACCAGAACCTGCTGTAAATTTAATGGAATTATTGGTGATGATTGATGCGCTTAAGCGTGCATCTGCCAAACGAATTACAGCGGTTGTACCTTATTACGGTTTTGCTAGGCAAGATCGTCGTCCTCATTCAGCACGTGTGCCGATTACAGCTAGATTGGCTGCGGATATGATTACCGTTGCAGGTGCGGATCGAGTGATTACGGTTGACCTTCATGCCGATCAGATTCAGGGTTTCTTTGATATTCCTGTAGATAATATCTATGGTTCACCGACACTGGTTGCTGACATGCGTACTTCTAAACATATTGTTGAAGACGATATGATGGTAGTTTCACCTGATATGGGCGGTGTTGTCCGAGCAAGAGCAGTTGCTAAGGCTTTGGGTTGTGATATGGCGATTATTGATAAGCGTCGTCCAAAAGCCAATGTTGCCCAGATTATGAATATCATTGGTGATGTTGAAGGTCGTGACTGTATCTTGGTTGACGATATGGTTGATACTGCGGGAACACTTTGTAAAGCAGCTCAGGCGTTGATCGAACATGGCGCGAAGAGTGTTTCAGCTTATGTTGTTCATGCTGTTTTATCCGGGCCTGCGGTAGAAAATATTAACAACTCTGTACTAACAGAGTTGGTGGTAACGGATACTATTCCTTTATCAGCTGCAGCGATTGACTCCGATAAGATTCGTCAGGTAACCATTGCACCTGTACTAGGTGAGACAATTCGTCGTGTTCACCAAGAAGAGTCCGTATCTGAGATTATGCCGATTCGTTAA
- a CDS encoding 50S ribosomal protein L25/general stress protein Ctc yields MSQSWTAELRTEEGKGASRRLRHAGKIPAIIYGAGKEAKSIALLSNTVERTLQNNDMFNSVLTVKGAGEDETCVIKDLQRHPATGSITHIDFQRASDGSNIVKRVPLDFQGREKSPGVKIGGLMSFMQRTVEVRCLTKDLPTKIIVDVSKMEAGESLRLSQLEMPAGVVLTALTHGSADYDQAVVGIGKVRR; encoded by the coding sequence ATGAGCCAATCATGGACTGCAGAACTTCGTACTGAAGAAGGGAAAGGTGCGAGCCGCCGCCTTCGTCATGCGGGGAAAATCCCAGCAATTATTTATGGTGCTGGTAAAGAAGCAAAATCAATTGCACTTTTAAGCAACACTGTTGAGCGTACGCTACAAAATAACGATATGTTCAACTCAGTACTAACTGTTAAAGGTGCTGGCGAAGATGAAACTTGTGTTATCAAGGATCTACAGCGTCACCCAGCAACAGGTTCTATCACCCATATCGATTTCCAAAGAGCATCTGACGGTTCAAACATCGTTAAGCGTGTACCGTTGGACTTCCAGGGTCGTGAAAAATCACCTGGTGTAAAAATTGGTGGTTTGATGTCTTTCATGCAGCGTACAGTTGAAGTACGTTGTCTGACTAAAGACTTACCTACTAAAATCATTGTTGACGTTTCTAAGATGGAAGCGGGTGAAAGCCTACGTCTATCTCAATTAGAAATGCCAGCAGGTGTTGTACTAACAGCTTTGACGCATGGTAGTGCTGACTACGACCAAGCTGTAGTAGGTATTGGTAAAGTTAGACGCTAA
- the pth gene encoding aminoacyl-tRNA hydrolase yields the protein MSSVKLIVGLGNPGTKYEQTRHNAGFWFVEEVARQFGVQFRPETKFLGEAARVQQNGLDFWLLKPTTFMNRSGQSIQALAKFYKITPEEILVVHDELDLPPGVARLKQGGGHGGHNGLRDTIAALGTKEYQRLRLGIGHPGDKSQVVDFVLKAPSKTEYQQIDEAIYQATRVLPDLLSGNTEKAMNQLHTETK from the coding sequence ATGTCCTCTGTTAAGTTGATTGTAGGTCTCGGTAACCCGGGAACGAAATACGAACAGACCCGACATAATGCGGGTTTTTGGTTTGTGGAGGAAGTTGCCAGACAATTTGGTGTGCAATTTCGTCCAGAAACCAAATTTTTAGGTGAAGCCGCTAGGGTGCAACAAAATGGACTGGATTTTTGGTTACTCAAACCGACTACTTTTATGAATAGAAGTGGGCAGTCTATACAAGCTCTAGCAAAGTTTTACAAAATCACACCAGAAGAAATCTTGGTGGTGCATGACGAACTCGATTTACCCCCAGGTGTCGCGCGCTTAAAGCAGGGCGGTGGTCATGGCGGGCATAATGGCTTGCGAGATACCATTGCAGCATTAGGCACAAAAGAGTATCAGCGCCTAAGACTAGGCATTGGTCATCCTGGTGATAAAAGCCAAGTGGTTGACTTTGTTCTTAAAGCACCTTCAAAAACAGAATACCAGCAAATTGATGAAGCCATTTATCAGGCAACGCGAGTATTACCCGATTTATTATCCGGCAATACAGAAAAAGCAATGAATCAACTGCATACAGAAACAAAATAA
- the ychF gene encoding redox-regulated ATPase YchF has protein sequence MGIKCGIVGLPNVGKSTLFNALTNAGIESANYPFCTIEPNIGVVPVPDAREDALAEIVNPERVLSATVDFMDIAGLVEGASKGEGLGNKFLANIRETDAIVQVVRCFENDDIVHVAGKVDPVADIEIINMELMFADMESLEKAIQKVQRIAKSGDKTASAKMAVYERVLKEVEDGKLVRLIDTNDDENLLLSELHLLTVKPMMYIANVNDDGFENNPYLDAVQKIAAEQGAVVVPICAEIEEQLTELDDEEKADFLAEMGQEEPGLNRVIRAAYDLLGLQTYFTAGVKEVRAWTVKKGATAPQAAGVIHTDFEKGFIRAEVTAYNDFIEYKGDSGAKAAGKQRLEGKEYIVQDGDVMHFRFNV, from the coding sequence ATGGGAATTAAATGTGGGATTGTCGGGTTGCCTAATGTTGGTAAATCTACATTGTTTAATGCACTGACCAATGCCGGTATTGAATCCGCTAACTATCCTTTCTGTACCATTGAGCCCAACATTGGTGTGGTTCCAGTTCCAGATGCTAGAGAAGATGCATTGGCTGAAATCGTTAACCCAGAAAGAGTGCTATCGGCCACCGTTGATTTTATGGATATCGCAGGTTTGGTAGAAGGCGCTTCCAAGGGGGAAGGGCTTGGCAATAAATTCTTAGCAAATATTCGTGAAACCGATGCGATTGTGCAAGTGGTTCGTTGTTTTGAAAATGACGATATTGTTCACGTTGCAGGTAAAGTTGATCCTGTTGCCGATATTGAAATCATCAATATGGAATTGATGTTTGCTGATATGGAATCTCTTGAAAAAGCTATTCAAAAAGTACAGCGTATTGCCAAAAGTGGTGATAAAACAGCATCAGCAAAAATGGCTGTTTATGAACGTGTACTGAAAGAAGTTGAAGACGGTAAGTTGGTTCGCCTAATTGACACGAACGATGACGAAAATTTGTTATTGAGCGAATTACATTTGCTAACCGTTAAGCCAATGATGTATATCGCCAACGTCAACGATGACGGGTTTGAAAACAACCCATACCTTGATGCGGTACAAAAAATCGCAGCAGAGCAAGGTGCTGTTGTTGTGCCTATCTGTGCCGAGATAGAAGAACAACTTACAGAGCTGGACGATGAAGAAAAAGCAGACTTTCTAGCAGAAATGGGGCAAGAAGAACCTGGGTTAAATCGCGTTATCCGCGCAGCTTATGACCTTTTAGGCCTACAAACCTACTTTACTGCCGGTGTAAAAGAAGTTCGCGCTTGGACAGTTAAAAAAGGCGCAACGGCTCCACAAGCTGCTGGAGTAATTCATACCGATTTCGAAAAAGGCTTCATCCGTGCTGAAGTGACTGCCTACAACGACTTCATCGAGTACAAAGGCGACTCAGGAGCCAAAGCAGCCGGTAAACAGCGTTTGGAAGGAAAAGAATACATCGTTCAAGACGGGGATGTGATGCATTTCCGTTTCAATGTCTAA